In Uranotaenia lowii strain MFRU-FL chromosome 2, ASM2978415v1, whole genome shotgun sequence, one genomic interval encodes:
- the LOC129744968 gene encoding ras-specific guanine nucleotide-releasing factor RalGPS1 isoform X2: MMRYSEIPRDLSSDSLRCGEYSEENLCYVNARDDSPQSDISTNSGQGLPLINSVEHDSAIKECQCHKKHSIVSIGPIESIIDRSRATTYRRCPAPSNKSQSLPPNSSIANIDSIIISCLRVPPEELANQLTLLDFPVFAAIQPDELASCAWNKKNKAELSPNVVAFTKRFNHTIFWTVQEVLNGILPKERAEIITHFIKVAKYLHDLNNLHSLFAITSALKSASVYRLEKSWSHVSKKDKQQFEKLADVFHDDNNWAKLREYLESLKLPCIPYLGLFLTDLVYIDLAHPHKGGLEPEQRRIKMNNILRVISNYQGSDYTHIQPIMKTLNYLNSVRYIEELQTIFEDDQYKKSLKLEPIPSSPSITTVSNKASVSQKQVAPMTVTDSSRSSSGSGLPTHPSTLASLNLSPAKSNSMRFPVSTPNTSTAKFIGHRKCRSLGTNIFNKISCTNTQTAACTIQRTESFVKSRHLLDDSVLEDKISADTTSTGSSDGVIGFEHENELSADILGFQGCLRRKTVMKHRRKSTVSSWQRYWIQIWANSLVYFSPKSFKGSERCDFKREPTKVHTLEGWSVVPKEDEHNDTFQLINHQHGHIYKFRAASTELSALWLNALKKVISQIVPDNLGKPPVNLMSFE, encoded by the exons ATGATGCGATATTCTGAAATACCGAGAGATTTATCTTCGGACAGTTTGCGTTGTGGCGAG TACTCGGAGGAGAACCTATGCTACGTAAATGCTCGAGATGATTCCCCACAAAGCGACATTTCTACAAATAGTGGGCAAGGTCTTCCTCTCATAAATTCCGTAGAACACGATAGTGCCATCAAGGAATGTCAGTGTCACAAGAAGCACTCTATCGTATCCATTGGGCCAATAGAATCCATAATAGATCGAAGTCGTGCCACTACTTACAG ACGTTGTCCAGCACCTTCAAATAAATCACAAAGTCTCCCACCGAATTCATCAATCGCGAATATCGATTCAATAATCATCAGTTGTCTACGAGTTCCTCCGGAAGAGCTGGCCAACCAACTAACGCTTTTGGATTTTCCTGTATTCGCTGCAATTCAGCCAGATGAATTAGCTAGTTGTGCCTGGAACAAAAAGAACAAAGCAGAACTTTCTCCCAATGTAGTGGCTTTTACAAAACGATTTAATCATACGATCTTTTGGACAGTTCAGGAAGTTTTGAATGGAATATTACCCAAAGAACGGGCTGAAATTATTACTCACTTCATCAAG GTCGCAAAGTATTTACACGATCTAAATAATTTGCACTCATTGTTTGCAATTACTTCTGCATTGAAAAGTGCAAGCGTTTATCGCCTCGAGAAAAGTTGGTCACATGTTTCCAAAAAAGATAAGCAACAATTTGAGAAATTAGCAGATGTTTTCCATGATGACAACAACTGGGCAAAACTAAGAGAATATTTGGAGAGTCTGAAACTTCCTTGTATCCCTTATTTAG GTTTGTTTCTTACCGATTTAGTTTATATAGATCTTGCCCACCCTCATAAAGGTGGTCTCGAACCAGAACAACGACGTATcaaaatgaataatattttaCGAGTGATTTCAAATTATCAAGGATCAGACTATACTCATATCCAACCTATCATGAAAACACTTAATTATCTCAATTCCGTCCGGTACATTGAAGAACTGCAAACCATATTTGAGGATGACCAATACAA GAAATCTTTGAAATTGGAGCCAATTCCTTCCTCACCTTCAATAACAACCGTCAGTAACAAAGCATCAGTATCACAGAAGCAGGTTGCTCCTATGACTGTTACCGACAGTAGTAGGAGTAGTAGCGGAAGTGGGCTTCCAACGCACCCGTCAACGTTGGCTTCCCTTAACTTGTCGCCGGCGAAATCCAACTCCATGCGATTTCCCGTGTCAACGCCAAACACGTCGACAGCAAAGTTCATTGGTCATCGCAAATGTCGGAGTCTTGGAACAAA tattttcaacaaaatatcatGTACGAATACGCAAACTGCTGCGTGTACTATACAGCGCACGGAATCGTTCGTAAAGTCCCGCCATCTTCTGGACGACTCCGTATTGGAAGACAAAATATCAGCTGATACAACGTCGACGGGGAGTTCAGACGGTGTTATTGGGTTTGAACATGAGAACGAACTCTCAGCTGACATACTCGGATTTCAAGGATGCCTGCGACGTAAAACCGTAATGAAACATCGTCGCAAATCGACAGTATCTTCCTGGCAACGATACTGGATTCAGATATGGGCCAATTCACTCGTTTATTTTTCACCTAAATCGTTCAAGGG ATCAGAACGATGCGACTTCAAACGTGAACCTACAAAAGTACATACTTTGGAAGGATGGAGTGTAGTACCTAAGGAAGATGAGCATAATGACACATTTCAGCTAATAAACCATCAGCACGGTCATATTTACAAGTTTCGTGCTGCTTCTACCGAACTATCTGCTCTCTGGttgaatgctttaaaaaaagtgatttcaCAAATTGTTCCTGATAATTTAGGCAAACCTCCTGTCAAtttaatgtcgtttgaatag
- the LOC129744968 gene encoding ras-specific guanine nucleotide-releasing factor RalGPS1 isoform X1 encodes MMRYSEIPRDLSSDSLRCGEYSEENLCYVNARDDSPQSDISTNSGQGLPLINSVEHDSAIKECQCHKKHSIVSIGPIESIIDRSRATTYRRCPAPSNKSQSLPPNSSIANIDSIIISCLRVPPEELANQLTLLDFPVFAAIQPDELASCAWNKKNKAELSPNVVAFTKRFNHTIFWTVQEVLNGILPKERAEIITHFIKVAKYLHDLNNLHSLFAITSALKSASVYRLEKSWSHVSKKDKQQFEKLADVFHDDNNWAKLREYLESLKLPCIPYLGLFLTDLVYIDLAHPHKGGLEPEQRRIKMNNILRVISNYQGSDYTHIQPIMKTLNYLNSVRYIEELQTIFEDDQYKKSLKLEPIPSSPSITTVSNKASVSQKQVAPMTVTDSSRSSSGSGLPTHPSTLASLNLSPAKSNSMRFPVSTPNTSTAKFIGHRKCRSLGTKIRSTSLPRNFHKHCHCTTLIPSGFASFRCKCCIFNKISCTNTQTAACTIQRTESFVKSRHLLDDSVLEDKISADTTSTGSSDGVIGFEHENELSADILGFQGCLRRKTVMKHRRKSTVSSWQRYWIQIWANSLVYFSPKSFKGSERCDFKREPTKVHTLEGWSVVPKEDEHNDTFQLINHQHGHIYKFRAASTELSALWLNALKKVISQIVPDNLGKPPVNLMSFE; translated from the exons ATGATGCGATATTCTGAAATACCGAGAGATTTATCTTCGGACAGTTTGCGTTGTGGCGAG TACTCGGAGGAGAACCTATGCTACGTAAATGCTCGAGATGATTCCCCACAAAGCGACATTTCTACAAATAGTGGGCAAGGTCTTCCTCTCATAAATTCCGTAGAACACGATAGTGCCATCAAGGAATGTCAGTGTCACAAGAAGCACTCTATCGTATCCATTGGGCCAATAGAATCCATAATAGATCGAAGTCGTGCCACTACTTACAG ACGTTGTCCAGCACCTTCAAATAAATCACAAAGTCTCCCACCGAATTCATCAATCGCGAATATCGATTCAATAATCATCAGTTGTCTACGAGTTCCTCCGGAAGAGCTGGCCAACCAACTAACGCTTTTGGATTTTCCTGTATTCGCTGCAATTCAGCCAGATGAATTAGCTAGTTGTGCCTGGAACAAAAAGAACAAAGCAGAACTTTCTCCCAATGTAGTGGCTTTTACAAAACGATTTAATCATACGATCTTTTGGACAGTTCAGGAAGTTTTGAATGGAATATTACCCAAAGAACGGGCTGAAATTATTACTCACTTCATCAAG GTCGCAAAGTATTTACACGATCTAAATAATTTGCACTCATTGTTTGCAATTACTTCTGCATTGAAAAGTGCAAGCGTTTATCGCCTCGAGAAAAGTTGGTCACATGTTTCCAAAAAAGATAAGCAACAATTTGAGAAATTAGCAGATGTTTTCCATGATGACAACAACTGGGCAAAACTAAGAGAATATTTGGAGAGTCTGAAACTTCCTTGTATCCCTTATTTAG GTTTGTTTCTTACCGATTTAGTTTATATAGATCTTGCCCACCCTCATAAAGGTGGTCTCGAACCAGAACAACGACGTATcaaaatgaataatattttaCGAGTGATTTCAAATTATCAAGGATCAGACTATACTCATATCCAACCTATCATGAAAACACTTAATTATCTCAATTCCGTCCGGTACATTGAAGAACTGCAAACCATATTTGAGGATGACCAATACAA GAAATCTTTGAAATTGGAGCCAATTCCTTCCTCACCTTCAATAACAACCGTCAGTAACAAAGCATCAGTATCACAGAAGCAGGTTGCTCCTATGACTGTTACCGACAGTAGTAGGAGTAGTAGCGGAAGTGGGCTTCCAACGCACCCGTCAACGTTGGCTTCCCTTAACTTGTCGCCGGCGAAATCCAACTCCATGCGATTTCCCGTGTCAACGCCAAACACGTCGACAGCAAAGTTCATTGGTCATCGCAAATGTCGGAGTCTTGGAACAAA AATTCGAAGTACAAGTTTGCCACGAAATTTCCATAAACATTGCCATTGTACAACACTCATTCCAAGTGGGTTCGCATCTTTTCGCTGCAAGTGTTG tattttcaacaaaatatcatGTACGAATACGCAAACTGCTGCGTGTACTATACAGCGCACGGAATCGTTCGTAAAGTCCCGCCATCTTCTGGACGACTCCGTATTGGAAGACAAAATATCAGCTGATACAACGTCGACGGGGAGTTCAGACGGTGTTATTGGGTTTGAACATGAGAACGAACTCTCAGCTGACATACTCGGATTTCAAGGATGCCTGCGACGTAAAACCGTAATGAAACATCGTCGCAAATCGACAGTATCTTCCTGGCAACGATACTGGATTCAGATATGGGCCAATTCACTCGTTTATTTTTCACCTAAATCGTTCAAGGG ATCAGAACGATGCGACTTCAAACGTGAACCTACAAAAGTACATACTTTGGAAGGATGGAGTGTAGTACCTAAGGAAGATGAGCATAATGACACATTTCAGCTAATAAACCATCAGCACGGTCATATTTACAAGTTTCGTGCTGCTTCTACCGAACTATCTGCTCTCTGGttgaatgctttaaaaaaagtgatttcaCAAATTGTTCCTGATAATTTAGGCAAACCTCCTGTCAAtttaatgtcgtttgaatag
- the LOC129744861 gene encoding ubiquitin carboxyl-terminal hydrolase 38 isoform X1: protein MFLNVTDLINLNKNEEFKEIDNRKRLQIGFSFILCSEIGDKGDTKSKPSAPITEIGWTILKTTTPDTIKEFVSCSLLQDLLLKRNLPSTVKNIEAIPQLVRWIIERGQVEEHRMAVKQHLTEVSSSQPVHDISKIIELIETILDNPTMLASDSTKLTTFCQTIVENLAHTPSRSDANEVKLMKTEIEKINQFFHELAKQVPEQYNEILFDCMKVLYKHITSDEKTSPCVSVVLALADKDMIKPGVQMILDSSKSDTVLRRIFKTLTFWLETNDYAPFLNIWIMEIICGLRDRQKQKLLLDLSTEIIDSYIKKTAIPLYQVKLGPVILCMLRYSPSLLAHVADRIPKLLIDYEKASLARPETLEIFKGFIDTISALLLHYPVYSNKHLEECLQRYSPSANFQQTLVDLSLQDSMQTLTHTASNTSTNARVGLVNLGNTCYMNSVLQALVMTKQFSREILMSKIDAPLFFQIQKLLALLLHSDRPELTPRALLAAARPPDFVPGYQQDSSEFLGYLLEKLHEQEANKMKEKNLTNANVQCDGITMMQSTPFPGDDLPQQNICKKQEQLKDSLLPPTLIQKTFDGKLKVTYQCKQCGSQSTNLDTFRSFELSFPELSGIEADHSVQKLLDFYCSSEKLVGDNQYFCDKCKRLCDGERSIRINKSPRNLILTLKHFRYDQQRHTRIKLMNKVLLSEEVSVRVVSEIAPPNVIRYSLYAAIVHAGTNMDSGHYYTYAQDKPNCWYKFSDNYVTKCSIDELHTLSSPNTPYILFYQMLNPPSLSGINAESLDYDDEMMEAATDIVDTASNITLATVEPATEDKLPGLEDLPPHLRDIVHGDNQSYKQEIKKESQKLTRVSINKFVLPKNPDSDNDDPPPNSCGSNSLDFSNRFIY from the exons ATGTTTCTAAATGTCACGGACTTGATAAACCTCAATAAAAACGAGGAGTTCAAAGAAATTGATAATAGGAAGCGCCTGCAAATTGGTTTCAG CTTTATTTTGTGCTCGGAAATTGGAGACAAAGGCGATACGAAATCGAAACCATCAGCACCAATAACGGAAATTGGATGGACAATCTTGAAAACTACCACCCCAGATACG attAAGGAATTCGTCAGCTGTAGCTTGCTCCAAGACTTACTTTTAAAACGCAATCTCCCTTCCACGGTAAAGAATATCGAAGCTATTCCTCAATTGGTTCGCTGGATTATAGAGCGAGGTCAAGTAGAAG AACATAGGATGGCAGTCAAGCAGCATCTAACGGAAGTGTCATCAAGCCAGCCGGTGCACGATATATCTAAAATTATAGAATTAATAGAAACCATTCTCGATAATCCAACAATGCTTGCTTCGGATTCGACCAAGTTGACGACATTTTGCCAGACCATTGTCGAAAATTTGGCACATACACCTTCTAGAAGCGACGCAAACGAAGTAAAACTCATGAAAAcagaaattgagaaaattaatcaatttttccatGAGTTGGCTAAGCAAGTTCCGGAACAATACAATGAAATTTTATTCGATTGCATGAAGGTGTTGTATAAACACATCACAAGCG ATGAAAAAACTTCCCCTTGCGTTTCGGTCGTGCTAGCACTGGCCGACAAAGATATGATAAAACCAGGTGTACAGATGATACTTGATTCTTCAAAAAGTGACACTGTGTTGAGAAGAATCTTCAAAACTCTTACTTTTTGGCTGGAAACTAATGACTACGCACCGTTTCTTAATATTTGGATTATGGAAATAATTTGCGGTTTACGG gatagacaaaaacaaaaactgctTCTGGATTTATCAACGGAAATAATTGATTCATACATAAAGAAAACTGCTATTCCATTGTATCAAGTTAAATTGGGCCCAGTAATTTTGTGTATGCTCCGATACAGTCCATCACTTCTGGCTCAC GTGGCTGATCGAATTCCCAAGCTTTTGATCGATTACGAAAAAGCTTCATTAGCTCGTCCTGAAacacttgaaatatttaaagGATTTATTGACACTATTTCCGCTTTGTTATTGCACTATCCAGTGTATTCGAACAAACATTTG GAGGAATGCCTCCAACGATATAGTCCTTCAGCAAATTTCCAGCAAACGCTAGTGGACTTATCTTTGCAGGATTCGATGCAAACTCTAACGCATACTGCGTCAAACACGTCTACAAATGCACGTGTAGGACTCGTGAATTTAGGCAACACCTGTTATATGAACAGCGTACTGCAGGCCTTAGTTATGACTAAACA aTTTAGTCGTGAGATCCTAATGTCTAAAATTGACGCAccactttttttccaaatacaaAAGCTTTTGGCACTTCTTCTTCATTCTGATCGACCTGAATTAACGCCGCGGGCTTTGCTAGCTGCTGCTAGACCACCGGATTTTGTACCAGGTTACCAGCAAGACTCGTCAGAGTTTTTGGGATATCTATTGGAAAAACTTCATGAGCAAGAAGCCaataaaatgaaggaaaaaaatctcaccAACGCAAATGTCCAATGTGATGGGATTACAATGATGCAGAGCACACCTTTTCCTGGCGACGATTTGCCTCAACAGAACATCTGTAAGAAACAAGAACAACTTAAAGACTCACTACTTCCACCGACATTAATTCAAAAAACATTCGACGGTAAATTAAAAGTTACGTATCAGTGCAAACAGTGTGGCTCCCAAAGCACAAATCTTGACACGTTCCGCTCGTTTGAGCTATCTTTCCCCGAGTTGAGTGGAATAGAGGCAGATCATTCTGTTCAAAAGTTGCTAGATTTCTACTGTTCCTCAGAAAAGTTAGTAGGTGATAATCAATACTTCTGTGATAAATGCAAACGTCTCTGCGACGGTGAGCGTTCCATACGCATCAACAAATCACCACGTAATCTTATTCTTACGCTCAAACACTTCCGATACGACCAACAAAGGCACACTCGCATCAAATTAATGAACAAAGTATTATTAAGTGAGGAAGTGTCCGTGAGGGTTGTTTCGGAAATAGCTCCGCCCAACGTGATTCGATATTCACTCTACGCAGCAATAGTCCACGCTGGAACTAATATGGACTCCGGTCATTACTACACGTACGCCCAAGACAAACCCAACTGTTGGTACAAATTCAGCGATAATTACGTAACAAAATGTTCCATTGATGAGCTACACACTTTGTCCAGCCCAAACACTCCGTACAttttattttaccaaatgtTAAATCCGCCATCTTTGAGCGGAATAAATGCTGAAAGTTTAGATTACGATGACGAAATGATGGAAGCGGCCACAGATATTGTTGATACCGCATCCAATATTACGCTAGCTACAGTTGAACCTGCCACCGAAGATAAATTACCCGGCCTGGAGGATCTTCCCCCGCATTTAAGGGACATTGTCCACGGAGATAACCAATCGTATAAAcaggaaattaaaaaagaaagtcaaaaactgaCTCGAGTCAGTATAAACAAGTTTGTGCTACcgaaaaatcctgattcggATAACGACGACCCTCCACCAAATTCATGCGGAAGTAACTCGCTAGATTTTAGCAACCGTTTCATATACTAA
- the LOC129744861 gene encoding ubiquitin carboxyl-terminal hydrolase 38 isoform X2 gives MAVKQHLTEVSSSQPVHDISKIIELIETILDNPTMLASDSTKLTTFCQTIVENLAHTPSRSDANEVKLMKTEIEKINQFFHELAKQVPEQYNEILFDCMKVLYKHITSDEKTSPCVSVVLALADKDMIKPGVQMILDSSKSDTVLRRIFKTLTFWLETNDYAPFLNIWIMEIICGLRDRQKQKLLLDLSTEIIDSYIKKTAIPLYQVKLGPVILCMLRYSPSLLAHVADRIPKLLIDYEKASLARPETLEIFKGFIDTISALLLHYPVYSNKHLEECLQRYSPSANFQQTLVDLSLQDSMQTLTHTASNTSTNARVGLVNLGNTCYMNSVLQALVMTKQFSREILMSKIDAPLFFQIQKLLALLLHSDRPELTPRALLAAARPPDFVPGYQQDSSEFLGYLLEKLHEQEANKMKEKNLTNANVQCDGITMMQSTPFPGDDLPQQNICKKQEQLKDSLLPPTLIQKTFDGKLKVTYQCKQCGSQSTNLDTFRSFELSFPELSGIEADHSVQKLLDFYCSSEKLVGDNQYFCDKCKRLCDGERSIRINKSPRNLILTLKHFRYDQQRHTRIKLMNKVLLSEEVSVRVVSEIAPPNVIRYSLYAAIVHAGTNMDSGHYYTYAQDKPNCWYKFSDNYVTKCSIDELHTLSSPNTPYILFYQMLNPPSLSGINAESLDYDDEMMEAATDIVDTASNITLATVEPATEDKLPGLEDLPPHLRDIVHGDNQSYKQEIKKESQKLTRVSINKFVLPKNPDSDNDDPPPNSCGSNSLDFSNRFIY, from the exons ATGGCAGTCAAGCAGCATCTAACGGAAGTGTCATCAAGCCAGCCGGTGCACGATATATCTAAAATTATAGAATTAATAGAAACCATTCTCGATAATCCAACAATGCTTGCTTCGGATTCGACCAAGTTGACGACATTTTGCCAGACCATTGTCGAAAATTTGGCACATACACCTTCTAGAAGCGACGCAAACGAAGTAAAACTCATGAAAAcagaaattgagaaaattaatcaatttttccatGAGTTGGCTAAGCAAGTTCCGGAACAATACAATGAAATTTTATTCGATTGCATGAAGGTGTTGTATAAACACATCACAAGCG ATGAAAAAACTTCCCCTTGCGTTTCGGTCGTGCTAGCACTGGCCGACAAAGATATGATAAAACCAGGTGTACAGATGATACTTGATTCTTCAAAAAGTGACACTGTGTTGAGAAGAATCTTCAAAACTCTTACTTTTTGGCTGGAAACTAATGACTACGCACCGTTTCTTAATATTTGGATTATGGAAATAATTTGCGGTTTACGG gatagacaaaaacaaaaactgctTCTGGATTTATCAACGGAAATAATTGATTCATACATAAAGAAAACTGCTATTCCATTGTATCAAGTTAAATTGGGCCCAGTAATTTTGTGTATGCTCCGATACAGTCCATCACTTCTGGCTCAC GTGGCTGATCGAATTCCCAAGCTTTTGATCGATTACGAAAAAGCTTCATTAGCTCGTCCTGAAacacttgaaatatttaaagGATTTATTGACACTATTTCCGCTTTGTTATTGCACTATCCAGTGTATTCGAACAAACATTTG GAGGAATGCCTCCAACGATATAGTCCTTCAGCAAATTTCCAGCAAACGCTAGTGGACTTATCTTTGCAGGATTCGATGCAAACTCTAACGCATACTGCGTCAAACACGTCTACAAATGCACGTGTAGGACTCGTGAATTTAGGCAACACCTGTTATATGAACAGCGTACTGCAGGCCTTAGTTATGACTAAACA aTTTAGTCGTGAGATCCTAATGTCTAAAATTGACGCAccactttttttccaaatacaaAAGCTTTTGGCACTTCTTCTTCATTCTGATCGACCTGAATTAACGCCGCGGGCTTTGCTAGCTGCTGCTAGACCACCGGATTTTGTACCAGGTTACCAGCAAGACTCGTCAGAGTTTTTGGGATATCTATTGGAAAAACTTCATGAGCAAGAAGCCaataaaatgaaggaaaaaaatctcaccAACGCAAATGTCCAATGTGATGGGATTACAATGATGCAGAGCACACCTTTTCCTGGCGACGATTTGCCTCAACAGAACATCTGTAAGAAACAAGAACAACTTAAAGACTCACTACTTCCACCGACATTAATTCAAAAAACATTCGACGGTAAATTAAAAGTTACGTATCAGTGCAAACAGTGTGGCTCCCAAAGCACAAATCTTGACACGTTCCGCTCGTTTGAGCTATCTTTCCCCGAGTTGAGTGGAATAGAGGCAGATCATTCTGTTCAAAAGTTGCTAGATTTCTACTGTTCCTCAGAAAAGTTAGTAGGTGATAATCAATACTTCTGTGATAAATGCAAACGTCTCTGCGACGGTGAGCGTTCCATACGCATCAACAAATCACCACGTAATCTTATTCTTACGCTCAAACACTTCCGATACGACCAACAAAGGCACACTCGCATCAAATTAATGAACAAAGTATTATTAAGTGAGGAAGTGTCCGTGAGGGTTGTTTCGGAAATAGCTCCGCCCAACGTGATTCGATATTCACTCTACGCAGCAATAGTCCACGCTGGAACTAATATGGACTCCGGTCATTACTACACGTACGCCCAAGACAAACCCAACTGTTGGTACAAATTCAGCGATAATTACGTAACAAAATGTTCCATTGATGAGCTACACACTTTGTCCAGCCCAAACACTCCGTACAttttattttaccaaatgtTAAATCCGCCATCTTTGAGCGGAATAAATGCTGAAAGTTTAGATTACGATGACGAAATGATGGAAGCGGCCACAGATATTGTTGATACCGCATCCAATATTACGCTAGCTACAGTTGAACCTGCCACCGAAGATAAATTACCCGGCCTGGAGGATCTTCCCCCGCATTTAAGGGACATTGTCCACGGAGATAACCAATCGTATAAAcaggaaattaaaaaagaaagtcaaaaactgaCTCGAGTCAGTATAAACAAGTTTGTGCTACcgaaaaatcctgattcggATAACGACGACCCTCCACCAAATTCATGCGGAAGTAACTCGCTAGATTTTAGCAACCGTTTCATATACTAA